A section of the Telopea speciosissima isolate NSW1024214 ecotype Mountain lineage chromosome 3, Tspe_v1, whole genome shotgun sequence genome encodes:
- the LOC122654343 gene encoding SWI/SNF complex component SNF12 homolog, with protein sequence MLACYVRMSSNNNHITKSVGGAPSPFGNAGMVSPSMPMNHTTQVHSQSQAQTQGGAHFQGQFQSQLQSQAQVLAQAQVQAFAQVQSQAQAQAHAAQVQAAHAQFQAQLQAQAQSLAQTQTAGIGHMGASSPSLSTPSTANAKRVLQKPPARPPGPATTNTVSPFRTMELTPAARRKKRKLPEKQIPDRVAALLPESALYTQLLEFEARVDAALTRKKVDIQESIKNPPCIQKTLRIYVFNTFANQTRTIPDKQNSEPPSWSLKIVGRILEEGVDPDPSGVSQKPNSSYPKLSSFFKRITINLDPSLYPENPTIIWESARSPAPHEGFEVRRKGDKEFSVNIRLEMNYVPEKFKLSPALMELLGIEVETRPRVIAAIWHYVKARKLQNPNDPSLFACDPALRKVFGEEKMKFAMVSLKISQHLSPPQPIHLEHTIRLSGPSPAGNACYDVLVDVPFPLQKEMSAFLANIEKHKEIETCDEAICAAIKKIHEHRRRRAFFLGFSQSPVEFVNALIASQSRDLKLVAGEASRNAEKERRSDFYNQSWVEDAVIRYLNRKPAAGSDAPGST encoded by the coding sequence ATGTTAGCCTGCTACGTAAGAATGTCCTCGAATAATAATCACATAACGAAGAGTGTTGGGGGTGCTCCATCCCCTTTTGGTAATGCTGGGATGGTCTCGCCATCAATGCCGATGAATCACACAACTCAGGTTCACTCTCAGTCACAAGCTCAAACGCAAGGGGGGGCACACTTCCAAGGACAGTTCCAGTCTCAACTCCAGTCCCAAGCCCAAGTCTTGGCGCAGGCTCAAGTCCAAGCTTTTGCCCAGGTGCAGTCTCAAGCTCAAGCACAAGCTCATGCAGCTCAAGTTCAAGCAGCTCATGCCCAATTCCAAGCCCAGTTACAAGCTCAAGCACAGTCCCTTGCCCAGACCCAAACCGCTGGAATTGGGCATATGGGTGCCTCGTCTCCCTCCCTTTCAACACCCAGCACAGCAAATGCAAAGCGGGTTTTGCAAAAGCCTCCAGCGCGTCCTCCTGGACCTGCTACCACTAATACGGTTTCCCCATTCAGAACTATGGAACTAACCCCTGCTGCTCGAAGGAAAAAGCGGAAGCTTCCTGAGAAGCAGATTCCAGATCGCGTGGCAGCCCTTCTGCCCGAGTCTGCTCTATATACCCAGCTACTTGAGTTTGAGGCACGGGTGGATGCTGCTCTCACAAGAAAGAAGGTTGATATCCAGGAATCTATTAAAAACCCTCCGTGTATTCAGAAGACTCTCCGGAtttatgttttcaacacttTTGCCAATCAGACCCGCACAATCCCTGATAAGCAAAATTCTGAGCCGCCTTCTTGGTCGCTTAAAATAGTTGGGAGGATATTGGAAGAAGGGGTTGATCCAGACCCTTCTGGTGTGAGCCAGAAACCAAACTCATCCTATCCCAAGTTATCTTCCTTTTTCAAGAGAATCACCATCAACTTGGACCCTAGCCTCTATCCCGAAAACCCCACTATTATATGGGAGAGTGCTCGATCGCCTGCACCACATGAGGGCTTTGAGGTGAGAAGAAAAGGCGATAAGGAATTTAGTGTGAATATACGCCTGGAAATGAATTATGTGCCTGAGAAATTTAAGCTTTCACCTGCTCTGATGGAACTTCTGGGCATTGAGGTTGAAACACGCCCGAGAGTTATAGCTGCAATTTGGCATTATGTGAAGGCTAGAAAACTGCAGAATCCAAACGACCCTTCTCTCTTTGCTTGTGATCCAGCTCTTCGAAAAGTTTTTGGCGAGGAGAAGATGAAATTTGCCATGGTTTCACTAAAAATATCACAGCATCTTTCGCCGCCTCAGCCTATCCATCTTGAGCATACAATCCGGCTATCTGGTCCCAGCCCAGCTGGGAATGCTTGCTATGATGTATTGGTTGATGTTCCGTTTCCATTACAGAAAGAGATGTCTGCTTTCTTGGCCAACATAGAGAAGCACAAAGAGATTGAGACCTGTGATGAAGCTATCTGTGCTGCTATTAAGAAGATCCATGAGCATCGTAGAAGACGAGCATTCTTTCTTGGGTTCAGTCAATCTCCTGTGGAGTTTGTTAATGCTCTAATTGCTTCACAAAGCAGAGACTTGAAGCTTGTTGCTGGGGAAGCGAGTCGCAATGCTGAAAAGGAGCGTCGATCTGACTTCTACAACCAATCATG